In Chloroflexota bacterium, the following proteins share a genomic window:
- the panB gene encoding 3-methyl-2-oxobutanoate hydroxymethyltransferase yields MSTISVDSPTKRKKITTRRFAQKKQRGEPITTLTAYDYPTAVALDRVGVDSILVGDSLGMVVLGYENTLPVTMDDMLHHCRAVARGARYALLIGDMPFMSYQADVNDAVRNAGRFLQEAGMDAIKLEGGRERIETVRAIVGAGIPVQGHLGLTPQSVHQLGGMRAQARNASAGKRLLEDALLLQDAGCFSIVLESVPARLAEFVSQRLEIPTIGIGAGAGCDGQVLVTHDLLGLFERFTPRFVKRYANFYEQMEAAFRAYKADVEHRTFPAEAHTVEMADGEWQLFLDEVA; encoded by the coding sequence ATGTCTACAATATCTGTTGATTCCCCCACGAAACGCAAAAAAATAACCACGCGCAGGTTTGCGCAAAAGAAACAACGTGGCGAACCCATCACCACGCTGACGGCTTACGACTATCCCACTGCCGTGGCGCTGGATCGCGTTGGCGTCGATTCGATCCTCGTTGGCGACTCGCTGGGTATGGTCGTACTTGGCTACGAAAACACCCTCCCGGTCACAATGGACGATATGCTGCATCACTGCCGCGCCGTGGCCCGCGGGGCGCGCTACGCTCTGCTCATCGGCGATATGCCTTTTATGTCGTATCAGGCCGATGTGAACGACGCCGTGCGCAACGCCGGACGATTTTTGCAAGAAGCCGGGATGGACGCCATTAAACTCGAAGGTGGGCGCGAGCGCATTGAGACGGTGCGTGCCATTGTGGGGGCGGGCATCCCCGTGCAGGGGCATCTCGGCCTGACCCCGCAGAGCGTACATCAATTGGGCGGGATGCGTGCGCAGGCGCGCAACGCATCGGCGGGCAAACGCCTGCTCGAAGATGCGTTGTTATTGCAAGATGCGGGCTGCTTCAGTATCGTACTTGAATCCGTTCCGGCGCGGCTGGCCGAATTTGTCTCCCAGCGGCTCGAAATCCCCACGATTGGCATTGGCGCTGGAGCGGGCTGTGATGGGCAGGTACTGGTTACCCACGACCTGCTGGGCCTGTTCGAACGTTTCACGCCGCGTTTTGTCAAACGGTACGCCAACTTCTACGAACAAATGGAAGCCGCCTTCCGCGCCTACAAAGCCGATGTCGAGCATCGAACTTTCCCCGCTGAAGCGCACACCGTCGAAATGGCGGATGGCGAATGGCAATTATTTCTGGATGAAGTAGCCTGA
- a CDS encoding 2-dehydropantoate 2-reductase, producing the protein MQPSTILIVGTGALANLFAARIALAGASVSMLGTWPEGIAAIQARGIRLADSEGGERSIPVSATDDPAECVGTRLALVLVKAWQTERAARQLAECLHPQGIALSLQNGLGNREILADVLGESRVELGSTTTGATLLGPGHVRPGGEGIISLGANPAVDPLITLFEQANFSTKIVPDVDALIWGKLAVNAAINPLTALLGITNGELLQRPEARQLMSAVAHEVAAVAAARGVTLPFADPVVAAENVARRTAQNRSSMLQDIQRGASTEIDAICGAVARAALELGVPAPVNRTLWQLVKSLTGDGRRTPEN; encoded by the coding sequence ATGCAACCTTCAACCATTTTGATTGTCGGAACTGGCGCGCTCGCCAATCTCTTCGCGGCACGGATCGCGCTCGCAGGTGCTTCTGTTTCCATGCTGGGTACTTGGCCCGAGGGGATTGCTGCAATTCAGGCACGCGGCATCCGGTTAGCGGATTCTGAAGGTGGAGAGCGTTCTATCCCCGTAAGCGCCACTGACGATCCCGCTGAATGTGTCGGAACGCGGCTAGCATTGGTGCTGGTCAAAGCGTGGCAGACAGAGCGGGCCGCGCGTCAACTGGCAGAATGCCTGCATCCGCAGGGCATCGCTCTGAGCTTGCAGAACGGCCTGGGCAACCGTGAAATCCTGGCGGACGTGCTCGGTGAATCACGCGTAGAGCTAGGCTCTACCACCACCGGGGCAACCCTGCTCGGGCCGGGTCATGTGCGTCCTGGCGGGGAGGGAATCATCTCATTGGGAGCGAATCCTGCCGTCGATCCGCTGATTACGCTCTTTGAACAGGCCAACTTTTCTACAAAAATTGTCCCCGATGTAGACGCACTGATTTGGGGTAAATTGGCGGTCAACGCCGCTATCAACCCGTTGACCGCCTTGTTGGGTATCACCAATGGTGAGCTATTGCAACGCCCCGAAGCCCGTCAATTAATGTCTGCCGTCGCCCATGAAGTCGCGGCTGTAGCTGCTGCTCGCGGTGTAACCTTGCCCTTCGCTGACCCCGTCGTGGCGGCAGAAAATGTTGCCCGTCGCACGGCGCAAAACCGCTCATCGATGCTGCAAGACATCCAGCGCGGCGCGTCCACCGAAATTGATGCTATTTGCGGAGCAGTAGCGCGAGCTGCCCTTGAACTTGGCGTACCCGCGCCTGTGAACCGTACCCTGTGGCAGTTGGTCAAATCGTTGACGGGGGATGGAAGACGGACGCCTGAAAACTAA
- a CDS encoding pantoate--beta-alanine ligase: MKIVTTIPELRAERAKLPGPVGFVPTMGYLHAGHLSLARRAREESASVVASIFVNPTQFAPTEDLDSYPRDLERDSRLLEEAGVDLLWTPTPEVMYGENFQTWVTVDEVTQVLEGASRPTHFRGVTTVVAKLFNGVQPQKAYFGQKDAQQAIVIRRMVQDLNFPIEIVVCPIVREPDGLALSSRNAYLVPVQRQAATVLSRSLNAAKDAFHAGQRDADTLRALVTEIVNAEPLADLEYISCAHPDTLQELYGEVERALFSMAARVGRTRLIDNLIVES; this comes from the coding sequence ATGAAAATTGTGACCACAATCCCCGAACTGCGCGCTGAACGCGCAAAACTCCCTGGCCCCGTAGGTTTTGTACCCACGATGGGCTATTTGCATGCAGGCCATCTCTCGCTGGCGCGGCGCGCCCGCGAAGAAAGTGCCTCAGTTGTGGCGAGTATTTTTGTCAATCCCACTCAATTTGCCCCCACCGAAGATTTGGATTCGTACCCCCGCGATCTGGAACGCGACTCACGCTTGCTCGAAGAAGCGGGCGTAGACCTGTTATGGACGCCCACGCCCGAAGTGATGTACGGTGAAAACTTCCAAACCTGGGTGACTGTGGATGAGGTGACGCAAGTGCTTGAAGGCGCCAGCCGCCCGACGCATTTTCGCGGTGTGACCACCGTAGTCGCCAAACTTTTCAACGGCGTTCAGCCGCAGAAGGCGTATTTTGGGCAGAAAGATGCCCAGCAGGCGATTGTTATTCGGCGCATGGTGCAGGATTTGAATTTCCCCATTGAGATTGTTGTCTGCCCGATTGTGCGCGAACCCGATGGGCTGGCGCTTTCCAGCCGCAACGCCTATCTTGTCCCGGTGCAGCGCCAGGCTGCTACGGTGCTTTCACGTTCTTTGAACGCCGCTAAAGACGCTTTCCACGCCGGACAGCGCGATGCCGACACGTTGCGCGCCCTCGTTACCGAGATTGTCAACGCCGAGCCACTGGCGGATCTGGAATACATTTCTTGCGCGCATCCCGATACGCTGCAAGAACTTTATGGCGAAGTTGAACGGGCTTTGTTTTCAATGGCGGCGCGAGTGGGGCGGACGCGGTTGATTGATAATCTTATCGTTGAAAGTTAA